The Bacillota bacterium sequence TCGGTTTCTCCAAGCTCTGCCTGAGCTGTGCGGATCATGGATTCGGCTTCAACATAACTAAAGCCCAGAGCTGACAGGGCAGACAGCGCATCATTGACAATATCTGTGGCGACTAGCGGGGGAATTTCACTTTCTGCTGCGCTCAGATCTGCATATACATCGGCAAAGTCATCCTTTAACTCTAAAATTAGCCGTTCGGCTGTTTTCTTGCCGATCCCACTAACTTTAGTCAAAGCACTGCGATCTCCAAGGGCGATCGCAGTCACAAACTGTTCTGCCCTCATTGTTTTTAAAATATTCAACGCCGTTTTGCATCCCATGCCCGATACTGTGATAATTTTTTGAAACAGTTTCTTTTCATCGGCAGAAGCAAATCCATATAAGTCGATCCCATCGTCTTTTACATGCATATGGGTATGCAGAACAACCTGATCGCTGCTTTTATTGGCTAGATCTAATGCTGCGCCGCTGAGATTCAGCTGATAGCCAACCCCATTAACGTCAAGTACCACGGCATTTTCATCTTGAGTGATAATTCTGCCCTTCAGCAATGCAATCATTTTCTGTCTCTCCATCCTAATCCATTATGTGCATGACAAATACCCACGGCTAAAGCATCGGCAACATCATCAGGCCGCGGGATTTCATCTAATCCCAATAATAATCGAACCATAAACCCAACCTGCTCTTTTGGTGCTCTGCCGACCCCGGTTACTGACTGTTTTACCTGCAGAGGAGTATACTCAGCTACTGGCAGACCTCGGTTTGCTGCTGCAAGAATAATAACTCCGCGAGCTTGGCCAACTGTCAAGGCTGTCGACACATTGCGATTAAAAAATAACTCCTCAATCGCCAGACAGTCCGGACCATACTCTTCAATCAGGCTCTGTACACTTTCATAGATCTGCACTAATCGGCGGTCCATGCTGATTTGTGGTGATGTCCGAATTGCGCCGTAGCCCAAAACCTTAAGACTGCGGCGGCGGTCTGTTTGAATTACTCCATATCCTGTAATGGCAGTTCCGGGATCTATTCCTAATATAATCATTGCAACACTTCCTCATCATCAACTTCGACATTTCTGCGAAGAGTCCTTGCCAGTGAATTCCAAAAAAAAACTGCTGAACTGATAGTACAGTTCGCAGTTATGCTCAGTATTAAAGGGGAAAATGCAGTCCCTCCAAAATACTGTACTTCTCTTCTTCTGTGGAAAATGGAATTCCTGCTTCAAGATTCCGAATCTCAAACTCAGGTATTTTATCGAGGGGGATATTGGTAGTTTCGAGCAGGATGCCACCCTTACCCGGCCGACCTTGAAAGATGGCAACGCTGCCGCTGTGGATTCCAATGTAGAAACCAGCATCGTCGCCGCTATCACTATCCGCGTGCGCCTCGTCCGTAAGCGAACTGTTATGAGCGGGGCTATCATCGGTTCGCGGCAAAGCTGGTCCAAAAAATTCTAGGCTTTGAAAATACCATAAAGTAACCATGAAGCTCACTGTAAAACAAAACACTCCCGCGAACACAAGAATCCAACCTCGACGCACAGCATTCACCCCTTTTTGCTCATTATTTCCGGGGTGAAATACTATTATACAACTATAAAACACGGCCTCAAGGCAAGCCGTGTTTAATCTGCTATTTCATAGTTAGTGTATACCTGCTGGACGTCATCAAGCTCTTCCAGCGCTTCAATTAAACGTTCAATTGTATCGCTATCCTCTTCTGAAATTGGTACTGAATTTTGGGGAACCATACTGACTTCAGCTACCAAAAACTCATAACCAGCCTCAGCAAGAGTTTCTTTGACTTCAGTGAAACTGCTGGGATCCGTTTCAATCTTATAAACATCCTCTTCAGTCTCTATATCATCTGCACCTGCTTCAAGGGCTGTCATCATCAGTTCGTCCTCATCAATGCTGTTATTTTTCTCAATAACTATAAGGCCTTTTTTATTAAACATCCAGGCAACACAACCGGTTTCACCGAGGTTACCGCCATATTTGCTTAAGACATGCCTCACTTCACCAGCAGTGCGGTTGCGGTTGTCTGTCAGCACATCCATCATAATAGCTACACCATTTGGTCCGTAGCCTTCATAAACAATTTCTTCGTAATTATCGCCATCCTGGCCCCCAACGCCTCTTGCAATTGCACGCTCAATATTATCATTCGGCATATTAACACTGCGCGCCTTGTCAATCGCAAGCCGCAGTCTGAAGTTCATTTCAGGATCAGGTCCGCCTTCCTTAACAGCTACTGTAATCTGGCGGGCAAACTTAGTGAACATCTGGCCGCGCTTAGCATCTTGGGCAGCTTTTCTGTGCTTAATATTAGCCCATTTCGAATGTCCTGCCACATTCCCACTTCCTTTCCACTCATATTCTAGCACAGCTGGGCTGAAATGCCAATACCAGCCACTCAATCACTAGCTGAATGGTGAATCGCGCAGGGCTCGTTTAATGTTATGCTGGAGAATAAAATACAGGATCACGATTAGAGCGACAGCTGCAAGCGGAGAAAGAATTTGGGAAATAAGAATAAAGTCATACAGCCCATGCATTAAGGCCGCATAGAATAAACCCCTGCTCAATTCAATAACCGGCTTGTTCGAGAATTTGGTTCGTCCAATAAATACACCAAAAATCCCGGAAAAGCAGGCATGGGCTAATGAGGCTATCAAGGCTCTAGCTGGTGCAACACTGAGTCCGAAGGTGAGGGAGTAAAGCACATTTTCCACTACAGAAAATCCAATTCCCGCTGCCGCGCTGTAGATTATTCCGTCGATTGGTTCGTCTAGTTCGGAACTGTTGAAGACTGCTAAGTAAACAGCCAGAGCTTTTAGCAACTCTTCTCCTAAACCAATAACGCCAAACGCAGCTGCTATTTGCAGCAGGCGCGGAGCATCAGGAAGTACCCAATTCTTAAAAGGCAGCTCAAGCAGGGCTGCCAATCCTACCATTAAAGCTCCCAGCAAAAATGCGCGTATGAGGTGACTGATCGGTTCGCGCTCAAATTTGTCTTTCAGGCGAAAATACCATACCCATAATACACCTGGAATCAGTGACGCCAGCACGATGATTATCAGCTGCAAGATACCACTCCTAATATTTGGATCATTCTAGGTCAGAATTGTTTTGTTCGCGCTGCACATGCATCACTATTCTTTCTCCGCTGCTCCAGTGCACCGCCTGCTCCAAACCGCAGGATTCACAGTAGTAAGCATCTTGATAACCATTGTATTCGTTGTCGTTTATATTTCGCATAGATTGTTTGCACACCGGGCATTTTATCATATTATCAACCTCCATGAATATACTTCACTTAGCTTAGCCATTGCTGTTCAATCTATACCAGACGATGTCTTCCAAAGAACAAGAGCCAAATTGTGGCAACAAAAGCAGGATTTTCTAAAATAATCGCGAAAGGTAACTTAAACCATAACTATTACTATTAAATGAGGAGGCTTCATTAAATGAAAAAATTTGCCGATGTTTTACGCAGTGGTGATTGGAAACACGAGAAGCATGTTCCCACCATTGTCGCTCCCGAATCTGCTAAAGCAGGCGACGAGATCACCATTACCGTCCATGTTGGTTCAGATATTGCCCACCCAAACACAACCGAGCATCATATTCGCTGGATTAAGATCTGCTTCCAACCGGATAACGATAACTTCACCTATGAGCTGGCAGATTTTCAGTTTACTGCTCATGGCGAGTGCGTAGCAGGACCAAATGAAGGTCCAGCTTACACTGAACCAAAAGCAACTACAAGCATCAAGCTGAATCAATCAGGGACCATTATGGCACTCAGCTACTGCAACATCCACGGATTGTGGGAAAACTCACAGAGAATCGAAATTGCATAGATAGCGAACTCATACAAAGACCTCACCGATAAACCTAGGTGAGGTCTTTGTCCTTCGCGGTTGATTCAATTACTTCAATCACCGCTGAAACCGCATCGGTCAGCTTGCTTGCTGACATCGCCTGTAAATAGCGGTCTTTATTAAGGGTGAGATTGTCAACAGCGGCAGTCAACGAGTCAGCGGTCAGCTGCTCTTCTTCGAGTACTAGGCTGAACCCCTGCTCTGCAAAGGATTTAGCATTTAAGATCTGATCTCCCCGACTAGCCTGCTGTGAAAGGGGAATTAAAATATGGGGTTTTTTTAAGGTGAGCAGTTCAAACAAAGCATTAGCTCCAGCTCGAGAAATAACTATGTCTGCCAGGGCAAAAATATCCGGAAGTTCCTCTGCCACATATTCAAACTGGCGATAGCCTTTAAGATCGATACTAGGATCAATGTTTCCACGACCGCAGATATGGACAATCTGATAGTTTTTCAGAAGCGTCGGCAGCGCCTGCCGCACTGTTTGATTAATCCTGACCGCTCCTAAGCTTCCGCCCATAACTAATATGACAGGTTTAGACTTGTCAAAACCGCAGGTTTCTCTTCCCCTCTGGATGCTGCCATCAAGCAGGGTTCTGCGGATTGGATTGCCGGTAACGGTAGTTTTTGCCTGGGACACATATTTGACTGTTTCCGGGAAAGTTAAGCATATATGGGCAGCTAAAGGTGCTGCTAGTTTATTTGCCAGCCCGGGAGTGAAATCAGACTCATGCAGCACTACTGGAATTCCCAGCATTTTTGCAGCTGCTGCAACCGGCAGTGATACAAATCCGCCTTTACTGAAAATAACCTTAGGTTTGCGGCGGCGGAGAATTCGATAGGCATCAACTACTCCTTTAAGGACGCGGAATGGGTCGATAAAATTCTGCAGATCGAAGTAACGACGCAGTTTCCCCGCGCTGATGGGATGGTAAGGCACACGCTCACCAATGAGCTGCCGCTCAATTCCGCTGTGAGTGCCAATATATTCAACATTCCACCCTCGTTTTTCAAGTTCAGGAATCAATGCCAAATTGGGAGTAACATGACCGGCGGAGCCACCGCCAGTAAGAATGATCTTTTTCATAAAACAGCCTCCTTACCCTTAATCTTACAGGAACTTAGGCAGGAAATTCAACTACTGCCGCGAAGGATTCTTTTAGGAATCATTACCAAAAAAAGGGGGTATCCGACTTGATCAAGAAAAAGCTAGAAGATCACTTTGGTGATGTGATTCAAAAGGCTCGCCAAGGGCTGGGGATAACTCCTGAAATGTTTTCCCGGGATTTGGGACTTACTACCGCCCAAACGGCAGCCGCTGAAGCAGGTCAATGGATACCGGAACCTAATATTATTGAAGCAATCGCCGCATATCTGAACCTTAATCCGAGTAATTTAAAACAGTTTGTGAAAGTAACAGCGCTTCCCGCTCCCGCTACTATCAATACAGAGGCTGTTACCTGTTACGTTCTTTATGGCGAACTTGGTGAAGCCAACTGCTATGTTGTTAAGTTAAAACAGCATAATGCCTGTATTATTATTGACCCGGGTGTTAAAGCAAGCCGCATCCTCCATTTAATCGATCAGATCGGGGTTAATCCGATGGGCATCCTTCTAACCCACAGCCACAAGGATCATGCCCACAGCCTGCAGGCTGTTCGCGAATATTTTAAGACTCCGGTCTTTCCGGAATCGATTACTGAAAATGAACTGCTAAGCAGTATTCCACCGCTGCAAATCTGGGATACTCCCGGCCATACCGATGACAGCCGATGCTACCTCCTGCCTGATATCATCTTTGTTGGTGATCTGCTGTTTGCCGGCTCAGTAGGCAGAGCATCTGAATCAAACTGGCAGAGTCACCTAAGTTCAGCGCGCCGCGTTCTCACTCTGCCCGAAGCAGCCACTATCTGTCCGGGTCATGGTCCAGTGACTACCGCAGCTGTGGAAAGTAAAATAAATCCATTTATGTGAGGGATATGAATGGTTGATCTGACAGAAATATTTACTGATATGGATCGTAAGTTTAGGGTAGGCGTTGAACCATTTGCTGTGGATCAAGAAACCTACTCGCAACTTAATGATCTAGGTCCTGTATTATTGCAGTTCTATCAAGCAGTGAATGAACTTTACGACTTAAGCTTACGCGGTCATTATCCAAGCTGGATTCACGAGTATCTTGATTTTGGTAAGACCGAAAGCGTACGTGATTACGGCCGCATGCGCCGCTTTAAAAATGATCTGCCTTTTATTATTCGACCTGATGTGATTCTGACTGATGATGGTTTTATAATTTCTGAGCTTGACTCTGTCCCTGGTGGGTTCGGCATGCTGGGAGAACTGTCCCAGCATTATGCTGATGCCGGTTTCGAACTTATTGGAGGAAGAGATGGCATTGTCTCCAATTTTGCCAAAGCGATTCGGAATTTAGCCGGTCAGTCTGATCCTATGCTGGCGATTGTGGTATCAGAAGAATCCCAGGACTATTTTGGCGAGATGGAATGGATTGCCAATACACTGACAGCTTTCGGATTAACATCGTATGCTGTCCGTCCAGAGGAATTAATCTTCAAAGAAGACGGATTATATTTGGATATCGATCACAAACGCCAGCGGATCGATGTTATTTACCGCTTCTTTGAGCTGTTCGACCTTAAAAATATACCAAAAATGGATCTAATCCTTTACGCGGTGCGTAAGCAGACTGTACTGATTACTCCACCGCTGAAAAGCTATCTAGAGGAAAAGCTGCTGTTCGCATTCCTCCACCACCCCGCTTTAGCAGAATACTGGAGTGAAAAGCTAGGAGACAAGGGATATCAGCTGCTGCTCAAAGTGCTGCCGCCAACTTGGATCATGGATAATCGTCCTCTCCCTCCCCATGCCGTAATTCCCAACCTGACGCTGGGTGACAGTCCGATTACAGACTGGCAGCAGTTAAAAGCAGCTACACAGCGCGAGCGGGAGATGGTGATCAAGATCTCTGGTTTTTCCGAGCTTTCCTGGGGCAGCCATGGAGTGTGCATCGGTCACGATGTATCAAGTAAGGTGTGGTCCGAAACGATTGATCAGGCGCTGGCAAGTTTCCCGAAAAACCCATATATCCTGCAGAAATTTTTCAAGGGAAGACGGGTTTCTGCCCAATACTATGATTTTGATACTAAGGAACCCAAAGCAATGTCAGGCCGTGTGCGGCTTTGCCCCTATTATTTTGTACAAAACAATCGCGTAGAGCTTGCCGGTATGCTGGCAACGATATGTCCTCTGGATAAAAAACTGATTCATGGTATGGTAGACGCAGTTATGGTTCCGACAATGATAAAATAGGAGTGACGACTTGTGTATACACAGCAAAATGATTGGCAGGACTGGCGGTGGCAGTTTCGCAATCGTTTGCGCACTGAAGCAGATTTCGCAGAAATAGTTGAACTGACTGACCAAGAAAAAGCAGCCTTGGAAAATCCCAGTTTTCCCGTAGCAGTCACCCCTTATTTTGCCAGTCTAATTGATAAAAACAATCCTAACTGTCCAATTAGGCGTCAGGCAATACCGCTGATTCAGGAATCCATTCGCAGCGGTCTTGCGGATCCTCTCTCCGAAGACGAAATGTCGCCTGTAGAGAATCTGGTTCACCGGTACCCCGACCGGGTACTGCTGATTGTAACCGAAACCTGCAACATGTACTGCCGACACTGCACGAGAAGACGCCGCGTTGGCTTTAAGGAAGCAGCAATCTCTCAAACCAAGCTGAGCAGAGCTGTCCAATATATCAGTGACAATCCCCAGATCCGCGATGTGCTGATCAGCGGCGGCGATCCCCTTACCTTAAGCGACAGTTCATTGGAGAACATTATTGCTGCCATTCGAGGGATCCCCCACGTGGAGGTCGTGCGCATCGGCACCAGAGTGCCTGCTGTCAATCCATACCGGATCACTCCGGAACTGGTGAATATACTGAGAAAGTATCACCCGCTCTGGATAAATGTCCAGTTTAATCATGTGCGAGAAATCACACCAGAAGCAGCTGAGGCCTGCGCCCTACTTGCAGATGCGGGCATTCCTCTCGGGAACCAAACTGTTCTGTTAAAGGGCATAAATGACTCTGTCGAGGCTCAAAAAGAGCTGGTTCATAAACTACTCCAGATTAGGGTTCGGCCTTACTATCTCTACCAGTGCGACTTAGCCGAAGGAATTGACCATTTCCGCACCCCGGTATCGCTTGGCATTGAGATCATGGAAAAACTCCATGGACATACATCAGGGTTTGCGATTCCAACGTTTGTGCTCGATGCCCCAGGTGGAGGAGGTAAGATTCCGATATTACCCCAATATCTTATCTGCCAGACTCCAGAGAAGGTAGTCATCCGCAACTATGAAGGCAGAATTTTTACCTACCCAGAACCAAATCAACAACGAAAAGAGGAATGATATATGGATCCAATTGCTTTTTCAATCGGCGGTATCAACATTTATTGGTACGGCATCCTTGTTGCTGCAGCCTTTTTGATTGGATATCTGCTAACACTGCGCCATACAAGATTATACGGTCTAGATGAGGATGCTGTTCAAGATCTGCTCTTTAAGCTCTGCATTGCTGTGATCGTTGGAGCTAGATTAGGAGTTATCGTTACTAATCTTGACTATTACTTACAAAATCCAATAGAGATGTTCACTAGGGCTGGGCTTGGTTCTCACGGTGCAATTATTACCACCATGCTTCTGGGGTATTACTGGACAAAGAAAGCGAATCTGCCTTACTGGACTTTAGCTGATGCAATTGCACCCTCCATTACAATCGGCCATATTTTTGTCAGACTGGGCAATTTTATCAATGGGGAGCTGTACGGGGCTCCGACAAACCTTCCCTGGGCTGTGGAATTTCCTTACAGCGGCGGACCGGTCCATCCAGCTCAACTCTATGAAATGATTGCCTCTATTATTATACTGCCATTTGCCCTTAGATGGGCGCGGAAACCAAAATATCCAGGATACGCCTTTTTTCGGGTAATGCTGGTCCATTCAGTTGTACGCTTACTTATTGATTTTATCAGACAGCACAGTCCTTTAATTGGGCCTTTTGTACTCACCCAAATTCTAGCAATTGGATTTATCATCCTAACACTAGCCCTTATTATTCGCAAAGAGATTCAGCACAAATAGCATGAAGCCTGTGCCGCAAACGCACAGGCTTTTTTATCTAAGTTCAGTCTCCAGACCGATCGAAAAACCAACCATAGCAGGTTCAAAACAACAGCGCAGGAAATATATAATTAAATCAAAAGATCAACGAAGGGTGAATAAAATGGATAACACTAAGTATATTGCAGCAATCTTGATTGTAGTCGGTGTTGTTGGCTTACTTGCCAACCTAAATACAACTTTTTTCTCACTATCCTTATCTCGACTGCTTGCCCTAGG is a genomic window containing:
- the ruvA gene encoding Holliday junction branch migration protein RuvA — protein: MIALLKGRIITQDENAVVLDVNGVGYQLNLSGAALDLANKSSDQVVLHTHMHVKDDGIDLYGFASADEKKLFQKIITVSGMGCKTALNILKTMRAEQFVTAIALGDRSALTKVSGIGKKTAERLILELKDDFADVYADLSAAESEIPPLVATDIVNDALSALSALGFSYVEAESMIRTAQAELGETDDLQGLLKAALAAVGKRGRA
- the ruvC gene encoding crossover junction endodeoxyribonuclease RuvC, whose translation is MIILGIDPGTAITGYGVIQTDRRRSLKVLGYGAIRTSPQISMDRRLVQIYESVQSLIEEYGPDCLAIEELFFNRNVSTALTVGQARGVIILAAANRGLPVAEYTPLQVKQSVTGVGRAPKEQVGFMVRLLLGLDEIPRPDDVADALAVGICHAHNGLGWRDRK
- a CDS encoding YebC/PmpR family DNA-binding transcriptional regulator produces the protein MAGHSKWANIKHRKAAQDAKRGQMFTKFARQITVAVKEGGPDPEMNFRLRLAIDKARSVNMPNDNIERAIARGVGGQDGDNYEEIVYEGYGPNGVAIMMDVLTDNRNRTAGEVRHVLSKYGGNLGETGCVAWMFNKKGLIVIEKNNSIDEDELMMTALEAGADDIETEEDVYKIETDPSSFTEVKETLAEAGYEFLVAEVSMVPQNSVPISEEDSDTIERLIEALEELDDVQQVYTNYEIAD
- a CDS encoding PrsW family intramembrane metalloprotease, with product MQLIIIVLASLIPGVLWVWYFRLKDKFEREPISHLIRAFLLGALMVGLAALLELPFKNWVLPDAPRLLQIAAAFGVIGLGEELLKALAVYLAVFNSSELDEPIDGIIYSAAAGIGFSVVENVLYSLTFGLSVAPARALIASLAHACFSGIFGVFIGRTKFSNKPVIELSRGLFYAALMHGLYDFILISQILSPLAAVALIVILYFILQHNIKRALRDSPFS
- a CDS encoding Neelaredoxin yields the protein MKKFADVLRSGDWKHEKHVPTIVAPESAKAGDEITITVHVGSDIAHPNTTEHHIRWIKICFQPDNDNFTYELADFQFTAHGECVAGPNEGPAYTEPKATTSIKLNQSGTIMALSYCNIHGLWENSQRIEIA
- a CDS encoding undecaprenyldiphospho-muramoylpentapeptide beta-N-acetylglucosaminyltransferase; translation: MKKIILTGGGSAGHVTPNLALIPELEKRGWNVEYIGTHSGIERQLIGERVPYHPISAGKLRRYFDLQNFIDPFRVLKGVVDAYRILRRRKPKVIFSKGGFVSLPVAAAAKMLGIPVVLHESDFTPGLANKLAAPLAAHICLTFPETVKYVSQAKTTVTGNPIRRTLLDGSIQRGRETCGFDKSKPVILVMGGSLGAVRINQTVRQALPTLLKNYQIVHICGRGNIDPSIDLKGYRQFEYVAEELPDIFALADIVISRAGANALFELLTLKKPHILIPLSQQASRGDQILNAKSFAEQGFSLVLEEEQLTADSLTAAVDNLTLNKDRYLQAMSASKLTDAVSAVIEVIESTAKDKDLT
- a CDS encoding MBL fold metallo-hydrolase produces the protein MIKKKLEDHFGDVIQKARQGLGITPEMFSRDLGLTTAQTAAAEAGQWIPEPNIIEAIAAYLNLNPSNLKQFVKVTALPAPATINTEAVTCYVLYGELGEANCYVVKLKQHNACIIIDPGVKASRILHLIDQIGVNPMGILLTHSHKDHAHSLQAVREYFKTPVFPESITENELLSSIPPLQIWDTPGHTDDSRCYLLPDIIFVGDLLFAGSVGRASESNWQSHLSSARRVLTLPEAATICPGHGPVTTAAVESKINPFM
- the ablA gene encoding lysine 2,3-aminomutase, whose product is MYTQQNDWQDWRWQFRNRLRTEADFAEIVELTDQEKAALENPSFPVAVTPYFASLIDKNNPNCPIRRQAIPLIQESIRSGLADPLSEDEMSPVENLVHRYPDRVLLIVTETCNMYCRHCTRRRRVGFKEAAISQTKLSRAVQYISDNPQIRDVLISGGDPLTLSDSSLENIIAAIRGIPHVEVVRIGTRVPAVNPYRITPELVNILRKYHPLWINVQFNHVREITPEAAEACALLADAGIPLGNQTVLLKGINDSVEAQKELVHKLLQIRVRPYYLYQCDLAEGIDHFRTPVSLGIEIMEKLHGHTSGFAIPTFVLDAPGGGGKIPILPQYLICQTPEKVVIRNYEGRIFTYPEPNQQRKEE
- the lgt gene encoding prolipoprotein diacylglyceryl transferase → MDPIAFSIGGINIYWYGILVAAAFLIGYLLTLRHTRLYGLDEDAVQDLLFKLCIAVIVGARLGVIVTNLDYYLQNPIEMFTRAGLGSHGAIITTMLLGYYWTKKANLPYWTLADAIAPSITIGHIFVRLGNFINGELYGAPTNLPWAVEFPYSGGPVHPAQLYEMIASIIILPFALRWARKPKYPGYAFFRVMLVHSVVRLLIDFIRQHSPLIGPFVLTQILAIGFIILTLALIIRKEIQHK